A window of Rhinopithecus roxellana isolate Shanxi Qingling unplaced genomic scaffold, ASM756505v1 contig2097, whole genome shotgun sequence genomic DNA:
TGACCAGGACAGATGGACGGACagatggctggctggctggctggagaaTACTTTGCTTATGTCATTCAGAGACAAGCATTTCTTGAGTGCCTGCTGTGGGGACTCGGCCAGGTCCTGCTgatggtgcagtggtgtgaatcCTGCCcacagttcctgccctcatggaatttGCAGCCTAGTGAGGACTGCAAGTCAAATAACCACAAGGTAACTGCAGGGAGAGACACCGGGGTGATTTCTATGAAGAGAGGACATGGGGTGCCCCGAGAGCCCCTGACAGAGGGAACTTTGCCATCCTAGAAACCAGGCAGCGTTTTCGTGAGGAAATGACATTTCCCTCTGGGTCAGAGCTGAGGAAGGTGCCTGTGTGTGTCCCGTGGCTGCTGTGACCCTGACCACACACCTGGGGCTGGAAAATAATACTCACTCTCGCACAGCTCTGGAGGGCAGGAGCCATGGGCTGAGGCCACAGTGTTTGCTCCAGGAGAGTCCCTCGTGGCCCATTCAGGTGCCCAGAGCTGCGGGCCTTGCACGCCTTGTTCCCTGGCACCGCCTCCTCCCATATGGGTGTGCAGCATCCTGCTCCAGGGCCTTCAGCCTCTGCACCCCTCATCTGCCGATGCAAGTGGTGGCACTTAGGGCCCACCTGGGTAGTCCTCAGGATTCACCTTTATCACCACATGAGAGAACATTCTCAGGTTTCAGACATTAGGACCAGGATTCCTTTGGGGGCGGCTCTCccacccaccactgtgcctgaaTGTGATGCACACAGCGTCCAGCATATCCAGAGGCCCCAGGAGGACCTGGGGTGGCTGGAGCTAGAGCGGGACCTGGTGTCAGAAGCAGGTGAGGCCAGGGATTCCCGAGAAAGGCTTGACGTGTACTTGAAGTGAGCAAAGGGTTTGGAATGACTGGATCAGATTAACGTTTTTTATAGATGGGTCTCCAGTCTGTGTGAACAGATTGCAGGGTGCCGGGGTGGGAGCTAAGGCCCAGGCAGAGGCTTTGCAGAGTCCCAGGAGAGGGCGCTGCAGCCCAGACTGGTGTGTGGGTGGGAAGGCGGCCGATGCATTTCTCTGCTGTTTTTCTCCCCGCTGAGCTTGGTTCCTTGTGGAGGGCAGATGGCAGACATTTCGCTCTGGGACCTGATGCCTATGCATCCGAAAGACATCCCCAGGTGCCTGGGTCTAAGAACCACCGTCTGCTTTTGAGTAGAGTTTCTACAAATGTAACATTCACCGATGGATGGAAGATGGCCACAGCTCTAAAATCACAGGGAGCTttagcagaagaaaatagaagatcACAGCTGTCCCCGTGGGCTAAGCTGGCAGGTGACAGCCCCCTAACTTCTCAGCTCACACCTAACGGTGTCTGTGTCTGGTGAAAGCTGCTTCAGCAGGGACAGTCAGAGAGCAGCGTGGAGTGAGCTGGCTTGTGGGGTCGTCTTTTCAGTCTCCTCCTTTGGGGCCTGGGAGAAGGGAGTGGCAGATGGCCAGGCCCCCACCACAGGTCATCGAGGTCACCTCCAGGTGGCTGccgtggtggggtggggtgggggcatgtTCACACCCACTCCGAAGGCACATCCCGGCTGCTGCACACCCTTCACCTCTGCGATGCTGGGACCACATGCTCAGGCACAGTAGGGGGCCTTGCTGCACTCACTCATCGGTTAGCTCTGGGATGGTGGGTGCACCCTGGGATGGAGTAACTGTGGCCACATCAAGCAGTCCGCCAGCAGAACCAAGTGGCGTGTGTTCATCATCAAGTCCATGGGCGGCTACTGTGGCTACCTGGCCAACACGGGGGGCTCGCGGCTGGAGCTGATGCTGTCTACATTTTTGAAGAGCCCGTCGACATCAGGGATCTGCAGGTATGTGATGGGGGCTGGCCTTGGGGGACCGTCCCCTTTGGATCCTGTCAGTGCTGCGGAGTGAAACATTGTGTTTAGGGTGGTTTGCTTTTCAAGGGGGCATGGAGACGGAGGTGCTACAGAACATGCCACGCTTGATGCCCTTTGCATCGCCCAGGTGCCTCTCCCGAGTGTCAGGTGACGGCGGACGTGCCTGGTTGAGGACACCTTTTAGTCTCGTGTGTGAAACACAAGCTTGTTTGTTTGATGTAGTCTGTTGTGTAATTAATGTTTTCTCACTTCTGTCACAAACGATTTGAGTGCCTCCGCTGACAGTCACCACCCACGTCTGTGACTGGCTCTGAAGCTTGCTGCAGCTTCTTTTAAATCTTGAGGCCTCTGATGCTGCATCTGCCTCTAAACAGACACAGACACGGCCGTGGTTTCTTGGCACTGTGGCTCTTTTAAGGAAGGGTGTCACCGACCCTGGGATCTGCCCCTGCTTCGACGGCACAGCAGAATCCAGGCCTGGACACTGCAGTGTTCAAAGTTGCTAAACTCCATGCAGGATGACAGGCCTTGGTAGATAAAATGCAACTTGAACAATTGTCTTTAGTTagttgtataaataaatatataatattatatattgctctgcaacccaggctggagtgcagtggcacgatctcggctcactgcaacctccgattcccaggttcaagcaattcttctgcctcagatttccgagtagttgggaatacaggtgcatgccaccatgccctgataatttttgtatttttaatagagatgggatttcaccatgttggtcaggctggtttcgaactcctgatctcgtgatctgcccatcttggccttccaaagtgctgggattacaggcgtgagccaccgtgcccagcaccaTTGTCTTTTAAAAGGTTAGGATGTTACTTGTTTCTGAGCCAAATAGATCAAGTAAAAAGGGCCTTGGTGTTGTCACTAATTATGTGACATGTGAATCACGAGTTTCTTCACTGTGTGAAATTAAATACTtgtggagtcattcactgcattGCGATGCTTCTGTCAGCGGTGGGTCCCAAAAGATGATACTGGGGCTGCCCCAAACAGGTGCactgttatttatcttttatagaaagactatatatattaaatatatatattatatacatatgtatattttatttttactgtgctTTTCTACATCTAGACATACGTAGATAcacaattgcctgcagtattcaacAGTCCCAGACATTCAGGTTTGTAGCCAGGAGCAACAGCTGTGCGGcaggccctgcctcctgggtttgtgACAGTTAACTGTAGGATGTTTGCACAAGGTTCAAGTCACctagcaatgcatttctcagaacatatccccctGTTATGTGACTCATGACTGTATTTCAGAAATCTGTCCAAAGATCCTGCCTCACCAGCATTCAACCTGGCAAGAGTTTAAGAAGAGAAATTATgattggttgttgttgttgttgagatggagtctcgctctgtcacccaggctggagtgcagtggcacaatctcagctcactgcaacttcagcctcctgggttcaagtgattctcctggcctcagcctcccaagtagggggGACtacagcacctgccaccatgcccagctaatttttgtatttttagtagagacggtgtttcaccatgttggccaggctggtctcaaactcctgacctcaggcaatctacctgccttggcctcctaaagagctgtgattacaggcatgagcgactgcacccagcctcctacTTTGTGAAAttctgccaccgtgcccagtgacAGATTGATTAGATGTAAAAAATCTCCATTTTCTTAGGATGAGTCATTAGAGAATTACTTCCCTCTTGTAATCCTCGCAAGATGACCTGATATAGGATGTTACTCTTTTCTAAGACAATCTGTTCCTTAAGAAATCTCTGTGTGAATGAGACTCTACAAAATTCTTTGGTCAGACACTGTTCATCAGGTCGTCACAGGAGATTCCATAGAAAGGCCACAGGTCGCTCCTTTCCTCTGAGAGCACTGAGAGAACATCgtcatgaaaataaataaggagCAATAGAGCCATGAATGAGCACTAGGCCAGTCACGGAATTAACATCTTCAGAGGGACCGTGTTGATTCAGGAAGGCGTTTCGAGTGGCCCCCGTGAGGGCTGCTCACCGTGCCCTGCGCTCAGCATTCATCGCTGCAGATGTGCTCTCCCCGCCTAGGGGAGGCTCCCCGAGACCCGAGCCGTGAGAGCTTGCAGCCTCCTTGGCCATGCTCACCACCACGCGTGGTTGGCACTTCCCGCcctgcagggcctggcacacagtaggtgcttagcagaagtttattttctgatTAACAAAATGCTCTTTTCCAATCCAGTGTGGAGCACCTGACGGAGAAAATGAAGACCACCATCCAGAGGGGCCTTGTGCTCAGGTGAGTGAGAGACCAGGGCTGATCTTACGGTCACCGTCACACCGCGGTTCTTAGATTCTGGTCTGTGACTTTGGGCTGGATAAGTGGTAATGTCTTTGCGGCTGGAGTCACTACACACTGAGCAGATGCAGAAGAGAGTCGTGGTGCATTGTTCTAAAGACTTGCCCACATTTAGACAACTAAATCAACATCCTGTGTTGGTTTGTTGTGTAGCATTTTGTGTCGCATATGTTGTCACTATACAACAAAACAATCTGGAGTATACGTATACACCCAGTTAgctgggagatttttttttttttttgagacagagtcttgctctgttgcccaggctggagtgcagtggcgcaatcttggctcactgcaacctccacctcttccaggttcaagagattctcctgcctcagccttctgagtaaatgggagtacaggtgcccaccaccatgcccaactaatttttgtattttcaatagagatggagtttcactgcattggccaggctggtctcaaactcctgacctcaggtgatttgccaaccttagcctcccaaagtggtaggattacaggcatgatctccaccgtgcccagccaaaacatcTAAACTTTTAAGTCATGCCAGACATCACCAGCTTTAGGATTCTTTTGTTGGTGAGGTTTGAGTAATGGGGATTTTTAGGGAACTGTCAGCTTTCACGAAAACAGTGACAACCCCATTACTTGGAAATGCTTATTCAAATTAAACACTTCATCAAGTTAAAAACTGGAGCTTCCTAAGATTTAAAATGGATTATCAGACATGTAATATACTTGACTCTCACCACCAAATCAGAATGAACTGGAATGAGCTGCATGCAGGCACACGCGTGTTGTGAGCTGAGCCTGGGACACAGCGGTCCAGCAATCCTAACTCGCACACACTCCTTCCTCACCACCTCCtattctttatacttttaaacCAGAGCCCGTGAATTTATTCCAGAGAGCTGATGAATCCCCTGAAATGATAATGAAATAGTAGGCGTATGTGTGATTTTGTTAAAGAATCCACAACGGTTATCAGATTCTTAGAGCTGCGACCCATCCCCACCCCAGATGAGTTTATGAAATCCTgattgaagattttaaaatattggagaCTGTTAGTTGACTCGTTCcatttattaaaatcctcctctgacTGGGCAGGGGGAACACTTGACACTTTTGCTTAACAGACTGAGTTCAGGCTACAGGAAacacagattttgttttgttctgttccaGCTATCCATAAAGACCTGGAAACAAAAACGTGAATTCTGTGAAATAGAAATCATCATTTCTATTGAACAGCAAAGTGTTACTGTATAACTGATATTTCATATGACTCTAACCACCAACAGGGTGGGGCACCCTCTCCATTTGATAGAAACTTTGGAACCAAAATCTCTGCCAGAGCTGTGGAGTGGATTACTGCAAAACTCAAGGAGGCCCAGTGCAGAGAtaaggggtctggggagggaGGCAGTCTGCCTTGGTGAAAATGTGTCCTATCGGGGAGAAGTAGGGTGCTGGTTCCTTCTTCAGTTCAGTACTGAGCTGCGTGTGATGTTCTAACTCCTGCTGGTCTCTGAGCATTGCTATTTAACCAACCTTGGATTTCTGGGATAAGGTCAG
This region includes:
- the LOC115895740 gene encoding ATP-dependent 6-phosphofructokinase, platelet type-like; this translates as MGGYCGYLANTGGSRLELMLSTFLKSPSTSGICSVEHLTEKMKTTIQRGLVLRHRIPKEQWWLKLRPLMKILAKYKASYDVSDSGQLEHVQPWSV